A stretch of Arthrobacter sp. NEB 688 DNA encodes these proteins:
- a CDS encoding SCP2 sterol-binding domain-containing protein: MAFDPQTLTTASPAEFVAAVKRASDGEIRDAFAGEHRTAMLDAVFGRFPEQFRADKAGDRSARIDFRVTGGPGDTSDTYAVVVDHGTCTVEKAPTAEADLSLMAGPVEFLKLISGTGNPAMMFMMGRIKARGDLGLATALANWFETPKA; the protein is encoded by the coding sequence ATGGCCTTCGACCCGCAGACCCTGACCACCGCCTCGCCGGCCGAGTTCGTCGCGGCGGTGAAGCGGGCGTCCGACGGCGAGATCCGCGACGCCTTCGCCGGCGAGCACCGCACCGCGATGCTCGACGCCGTCTTCGGCCGCTTCCCCGAGCAGTTCCGGGCCGACAAGGCCGGCGACCGCAGCGCCCGCATCGACTTCCGGGTCACCGGCGGGCCGGGGGACACCAGCGACACCTACGCCGTCGTCGTCGACCACGGCACGTGCACCGTCGAGAAGGCGCCGACCGCCGAGGCGGACCTCTCGCTCATGGCCGGGCCGGTCGAGTTCCTCAAGCTCATCTCGGGCACCGGCAACCCGGCGATGATGTTCATGATGGGCAGGATCAAGGCCCGCGGCGACCTCGGCCTGGCCACCGCCCTCGCGAACTGGTTCGAGACCCCGAAGGCCTGA